A window of Prolixibacter sp. SD074 contains these coding sequences:
- the miaA gene encoding tRNA (adenosine(37)-N6)-dimethylallyltransferase MiaA: MAALTYNMVTVLGATASGKTAVAAHLAKSIGGEIISADSRQVYKGMDIGTGKDLSDYFIDGTLVPYHLIDIAEAGYQYNVFEYQRDFLTVFDKLQKWGKFPVLCGGTGLYIEAILKGYKLIQVPVNEIRRNELQGMSLEELTLILSGYKELHNTSDIENKKRAVRAIEIEEYYQKHPEIDLSFPEINSLIVGVKFDRDSRRRRITQRLKDRLQNGMIEEVEKLLTSGLSPKSLTYYGLEYKYLTMYVTGDISYDEMFQSLNTAIHQFSKRQMTWFRKMEREGFHIHWLDGYMPLPEKIGQIKRWMQS, translated from the coding sequence ATGGCAGCATTAACGTACAATATGGTAACGGTTCTTGGCGCAACGGCATCAGGGAAAACAGCTGTTGCAGCTCATCTGGCCAAATCCATTGGCGGAGAAATTATCTCAGCTGATTCCCGGCAGGTTTACAAAGGAATGGATATCGGTACAGGGAAGGATCTCTCCGATTACTTCATTGATGGAACATTAGTGCCCTACCACCTGATTGATATCGCCGAAGCCGGTTACCAGTACAACGTATTCGAATATCAGCGCGACTTTCTGACCGTTTTTGACAAACTGCAAAAATGGGGGAAGTTTCCGGTACTATGCGGAGGAACAGGCTTATACATCGAGGCTATACTGAAAGGGTACAAATTAATACAGGTCCCGGTGAATGAAATTCGCCGGAACGAGCTGCAAGGGATGTCGCTGGAAGAATTGACACTAATTCTTTCCGGATACAAAGAGCTGCACAACACCAGCGATATCGAAAACAAGAAACGGGCAGTCCGTGCCATCGAAATTGAAGAATATTATCAAAAGCATCCGGAAATCGATTTATCCTTTCCGGAAATTAACAGCCTGATAGTTGGCGTAAAATTTGACCGGGATTCCCGGCGTCGCCGCATTACTCAAAGACTAAAGGATCGGTTGCAAAATGGAATGATTGAAGAGGTGGAAAAATTACTGACCAGCGGGCTTTCGCCCAAATCGCTAACTTATTACGGACTAGAATACAAATACCTAACCATGTATGTGACCGGCGATATCTCATATGATGAAATGTTTCAAAGCCTGAACACAGCCATCCATCAGTTTTCCAAAAGACAAATGACCTGGTTCCGGAAAATGGAACGCGAAGGTTTTCATATTCATTGGCTCGACGGGTACATGCCCCTTCCGGAGAAAATCGGGCAAATTAAGCGCTGGATGCAATCATAA
- a CDS encoding Yip1 family protein → MDFKKLASGIYERSKALILHPKEEWRVIEEENVTMALVVRNFLLPLLLVATLASLLGRIIQKVNIGLDGNLLLADGLREFFGFLLSVYACTYLVNELVKSFGGEKNLRRSASLVIYSTVPSLVVSMITGLVPALYPLGVLGLYSFYLFYVGIPVLFDIPEQKHVGFFLTSALLMIIVFAFVRYFLTTFLMAFA, encoded by the coding sequence ATGGATTTTAAAAAACTGGCATCCGGAATTTATGAACGCAGTAAAGCGTTAATTCTGCACCCGAAGGAAGAATGGAGGGTTATTGAAGAAGAGAATGTTACCATGGCCCTGGTTGTTCGGAATTTTCTATTGCCATTGTTGTTGGTAGCAACATTGGCTTCATTGCTGGGGCGTATTATTCAAAAAGTCAATATCGGACTGGATGGGAATCTGTTGTTGGCAGATGGATTGCGTGAGTTCTTTGGCTTTTTACTTTCGGTATATGCCTGCACGTATTTGGTCAACGAGTTGGTTAAAAGTTTTGGAGGGGAAAAGAATCTGAGACGTTCGGCTAGCCTGGTGATTTATTCGACGGTCCCTTCGTTGGTGGTATCAATGATTACCGGCCTGGTTCCTGCTTTGTATCCGTTAGGTGTGCTGGGGTTGTATTCCTTTTACCTTTTTTATGTCGGAATACCTGTGCTATTCGATATACCGGAACAGAAACACGTTGGATTTTTTCTCACATCGGCATTATTAATGATTATTGTTTTTGCCTTCGTCCGCTATTTTCTGACTACCTTCCTGATGGCATTTGCCTGA
- a CDS encoding cysteine hydrolase family protein, giving the protein MKSPKIIFWNVDTQADFMEPDGKLYVQGAEEIRPVLGKITRFASEKNVRVVNTADYHLINSAEISNSPDFVNTFPPHCMAETKGAMYIPETDPERPIIIDWNQELMLNSRLDNPGRFRNVLIRKDAFDVFAGNPYTDSVLDIIQPDRIFVYGVTTNVCVDQAVTGLAERGKEVFVFSDAIKELPNIPLPFEKWKKLGITQIPFSDVEKYMG; this is encoded by the coding sequence ATGAAAAGTCCGAAAATTATTTTCTGGAATGTTGATACCCAGGCCGACTTCATGGAGCCTGATGGAAAACTCTACGTCCAGGGGGCAGAGGAGATTCGTCCGGTTCTTGGAAAAATTACCCGTTTTGCGAGCGAAAAAAACGTCCGGGTGGTGAATACAGCAGATTACCATTTGATTAACTCGGCTGAAATTTCTAATTCCCCTGATTTTGTCAATACTTTTCCCCCACATTGCATGGCCGAAACGAAGGGAGCTATGTATATTCCCGAAACCGATCCGGAACGGCCTATTATTATTGACTGGAACCAGGAGTTGATGCTGAACTCCCGCTTGGATAATCCTGGGCGTTTCAGGAATGTACTTATCCGAAAAGATGCTTTTGATGTATTTGCGGGAAATCCATATACCGATAGTGTCCTCGATATCATTCAACCCGACCGGATATTTGTGTACGGTGTCACTACCAATGTGTGTGTTGACCAGGCAGTGACAGGTTTAGCGGAAAGAGGAAAGGAAGTTTTTGTATTTTCTGACGCCATAAAAGAACTTCCCAATATTCCCTTACCATTTGAAAAATGGAAGAAGCTTGGTATAACACAGATCCCGTTTAGCGATGTTGAAAAGTATATGGGGTAG
- the mutY gene encoding A/G-specific adenine glycosylase, which translates to MNKFAKHLINWYKHNGRKLPWRETRDPYTIWVSEIILQQTRISQGTAYFHRFIERYPNVSELASADEHDVLKLWQGLGYYSRARNMLAAAKQVMNLFEGQFPRTYKGLLQLRGVGEYTAGAIASIAYNLPHAAVDGNALRVLSRFYAIDTPISSTKGKKLFSQLATEMVPKEAPGMFNQAIMDFGAMQCTPRSPDCPSCSLADMCLAYIKNRVQNYPVKEKKAKVRDRYMHYLFIRYKDDRLWLEKRNGQDIWKNMYQLPLIESYEILLPEQVLRSKEWQTIFYNAQVEVRSVSNEIIHMLSHRKIHAFFYEIQLIKGEVQHPAKPVYLKDIFNFAIPKLIENYLTEKIQITQSV; encoded by the coding sequence ATGAACAAATTCGCCAAACATCTGATTAACTGGTATAAACACAACGGGCGTAAACTTCCATGGCGCGAAACCCGTGATCCGTACACGATTTGGGTATCTGAAATCATTCTCCAGCAAACAAGAATTAGCCAGGGAACAGCTTATTTTCATCGTTTTATTGAACGATATCCCAACGTTTCTGAATTAGCGTCAGCCGACGAACATGATGTATTAAAACTTTGGCAGGGACTGGGCTATTACTCCAGGGCGCGCAATATGCTAGCCGCTGCCAAACAGGTTATGAACCTATTTGAGGGTCAGTTTCCCCGCACCTACAAAGGGTTATTACAGTTGAGAGGTGTTGGCGAATATACGGCCGGAGCCATTGCATCTATTGCGTACAACCTGCCACATGCGGCAGTCGACGGGAATGCATTGCGTGTGCTGTCGCGGTTTTATGCAATAGATACACCAATCAGTTCGACCAAGGGCAAAAAGCTCTTTTCCCAACTTGCGACGGAAATGGTTCCAAAAGAAGCTCCCGGAATGTTTAATCAGGCCATTATGGATTTCGGAGCCATGCAGTGTACCCCGCGCAGTCCGGATTGTCCCAGCTGTTCGCTCGCAGATATGTGCCTGGCCTATATTAAGAATAGAGTACAAAATTATCCTGTAAAAGAAAAGAAGGCCAAAGTTCGCGACCGCTACATGCACTATCTGTTCATAAGGTATAAAGACGACCGGCTTTGGCTGGAAAAGAGAAATGGCCAGGATATTTGGAAAAACATGTACCAGCTTCCGCTGATTGAATCATACGAAATACTACTCCCCGAACAGGTTCTGCGCTCGAAGGAATGGCAGACGATCTTTTACAACGCCCAAGTTGAAGTGCGTTCGGTTTCCAACGAAATCATCCATATGCTAAGCCATCGAAAGATACATGCCTTTTTTTATGAAATACAATTGATAAAAGGCGAAGTTCAACATCCGGCAAAACCGGTTTATTTGAAAGATATTTTTAATTTTGCCATACCAAAGCTCATTGAAAATTACCTGACTGAGAAGATTCAAATAACTCAATCAGTGTAA
- a CDS encoding single-stranded DNA-binding protein, whose amino-acid sequence MSINKVILVGNVGKDPEIRHLDNNVSVANFPLATSETYTNKSGEKVTTTEWHNIVAWRGLADICEKYIQKGKQLYIEGKIRTRSYDAQDGTKRYMTEIYADTLQMLGRKDDFQNGSAPDRSSATVNEPNGNNAPLDYSPSDAEEDDLPF is encoded by the coding sequence ATGTCTATTAACAAAGTCATCTTAGTCGGAAACGTTGGGAAAGATCCCGAAATCAGGCACTTGGACAACAATGTATCCGTTGCCAATTTTCCATTAGCCACCTCTGAAACCTACACCAACAAAAGCGGTGAGAAAGTAACAACAACTGAGTGGCACAATATTGTAGCATGGCGCGGTCTTGCCGATATATGCGAAAAGTACATTCAGAAAGGGAAACAGCTGTACATTGAAGGAAAAATTCGTACGCGCTCCTACGATGCACAAGACGGAACGAAAAGATACATGACGGAGATTTATGCCGACACGCTGCAAATGCTGGGCCGCAAGGATGATTTCCAGAACGGCTCAGCACCTGATCGCTCTTCGGCTACCGTGAATGAGCCAAATGGCAACAATGCCCCACTCGACTATTCTCCGAGCGATGCTGAAGAAGACGATTTACCATTTTGA
- a CDS encoding cytochrome c biogenesis protein CcdA has translation MKRYILFTLFLVLGSMPAFSQILEPVKWTFEQKQVSDSVYDLTFKASIDQGWHLYSTDLPAGGPVKTSINIKPGDGFELDRKPDAKSPVIKKFDQTFQMELEYYAHEAVFVQRVKLLTNKPLEINGSVEFMSCNDETCLPPTEKDFSFSFNGGGEKGAVAVPAAEKTTPGGPIGPVGTQHHGLGWFFLFSFLAGLAAILTPCVFPMIPMTVSFFMHSSESRVKAKMQALVYGLSIIVIYTLIGTIVAVTLGPGFANWLSTHWLPNILFFIIFLVFAFSFFGAFEIVLPSSWVNRSDRKADRGGFGGSFFMALTLVLVSFSCTGPIVGAILVESAGGMILKPVIGMFGFALAFALPFTLFAFFPQWLSNLPKSGGWLNSVKVVLGFLELALGLKFLSIADQTYHWGILDREVYLAFWIVIFALLGFYLLGKLKFAHDSDVPHVTVPRLLLSIITFSFVVYLVPGMFGAPLKAISGYLPPMATHDFDLHKIIRDEVKLVNSTSGTYDFKKGESALCEKPKYSGFLELPHGLQGYFDYDQGMACAKEQHKPVFIDFTGHGCVNCREMEANVWSDPRVLGRLENDYVIIALYVDDKTKLPEEDWVKSTYDGKIKKTLGRKYADFQISRFGVNAQPYYVLLDNSGKMLTQPTARDLNPDHFVDFLDKGLAEYQKRNEE, from the coding sequence ATGAAAAGATATATTCTGTTTACATTATTCCTGGTGTTGGGCTCAATGCCTGCTTTTTCTCAAATTCTCGAACCGGTAAAATGGACATTTGAGCAAAAACAGGTATCCGATAGTGTATACGACCTGACATTCAAGGCGTCTATCGACCAGGGGTGGCATCTCTATTCTACTGACCTTCCGGCGGGTGGCCCGGTAAAAACCTCCATTAATATTAAACCTGGCGATGGTTTCGAGTTGGATAGAAAACCGGATGCCAAAAGTCCCGTGATCAAAAAGTTTGATCAGACTTTCCAGATGGAACTGGAGTATTACGCTCATGAAGCAGTGTTTGTGCAACGTGTAAAACTTTTAACCAATAAGCCTTTGGAAATAAATGGCTCGGTTGAGTTCATGAGTTGTAACGACGAAACCTGCCTTCCGCCTACCGAGAAGGATTTCTCTTTTTCGTTTAACGGAGGGGGAGAAAAAGGGGCGGTAGCTGTGCCCGCTGCTGAAAAAACAACACCCGGTGGGCCGATAGGGCCCGTTGGCACTCAGCATCACGGCTTGGGGTGGTTTTTCCTTTTCAGCTTTCTTGCTGGTTTGGCTGCCATTTTAACTCCCTGTGTATTCCCGATGATTCCGATGACGGTATCGTTTTTTATGCACAGCAGCGAGTCGAGAGTAAAAGCGAAAATGCAGGCACTTGTGTATGGGCTATCCATTATTGTGATTTACACGTTGATCGGAACCATCGTGGCTGTCACATTGGGGCCTGGATTTGCCAACTGGCTCAGCACTCACTGGTTGCCGAATATCCTATTCTTTATCATTTTTCTTGTTTTCGCCTTCTCATTCTTTGGCGCATTCGAAATAGTATTGCCCAGTAGCTGGGTGAACAGGAGCGATCGCAAAGCCGACAGAGGCGGATTCGGAGGATCATTCTTCATGGCATTAACGCTGGTGCTGGTATCATTCTCTTGTACCGGACCGATTGTAGGAGCAATTTTAGTCGAATCGGCAGGAGGGATGATCCTGAAACCGGTGATTGGTATGTTTGGCTTTGCTCTGGCATTTGCCTTACCATTTACATTGTTTGCTTTCTTCCCGCAGTGGTTGAGCAACCTGCCAAAATCGGGTGGCTGGCTGAATTCGGTAAAGGTAGTTCTTGGATTCCTGGAACTTGCGCTTGGACTAAAATTTTTGAGTATCGCTGACCAAACTTATCACTGGGGAATTCTCGATAGGGAAGTATACCTGGCCTTCTGGATTGTAATATTTGCCCTGTTAGGTTTCTACCTGCTCGGAAAGTTGAAGTTTGCACACGACAGTGACGTGCCGCACGTAACGGTCCCACGCTTGCTTCTTTCAATAATAACATTCTCATTTGTCGTATATCTGGTTCCCGGTATGTTTGGTGCTCCACTGAAAGCAATTTCAGGGTACCTGCCGCCTATGGCTACCCATGATTTTGATTTGCATAAAATTATTCGGGATGAAGTGAAACTGGTCAATAGCACCAGTGGTACTTATGATTTTAAGAAAGGAGAGTCAGCGCTTTGTGAAAAACCAAAATATTCCGGCTTCCTGGAGTTACCTCATGGATTGCAGGGATATTTTGATTACGACCAGGGAATGGCTTGCGCGAAAGAACAACACAAGCCGGTATTTATCGATTTCACCGGTCACGGTTGTGTGAACTGTCGTGAAATGGAAGCCAATGTTTGGTCCGATCCCCGGGTGTTGGGGCGTTTGGAAAACGACTACGTAATTATCGCGCTGTATGTGGATGATAAGACTAAATTACCGGAAGAGGATTGGGTGAAGTCAACCTATGACGGGAAGATTAAAAAAACGTTGGGAAGGAAATATGCTGATTTCCAGATATCCCGTTTTGGCGTGAATGCACAGCCTTATTACGTGTTACTTGATAACAGTGGGAAGATGCTCACTCAGCCAACAGCAAGGGATTTAAATCCCGATCATTTTGTCGATTTCCTGGATAAGGGATTAGCGGAGTATCAGAAACGAAATGAAGAATAA
- the map gene encoding type I methionyl aminopeptidase, whose protein sequence is MSIRIKTQEQIDGIRKSSKLAAETLKFIEPHVKEGVTTEYLDNLIHQFILDHGAIPATLNYNGYPKSSCISLNEVVCHGIPSPDITLKNGDILNIDVTTILDGYYGDTSKMFTVGEVREKAQKLIEVTKHCLDLGIQQVRPGNYLGNIGYVISRYATSQGFSVVYEFCGHGVGVEFHEDPQVDHSSRKNSGPKMRPGMIFTIEPMINEGRPRVKLDKHDGWTARTIDEQLSAQFEHTILVTETGYEVLTDILDKYPVS, encoded by the coding sequence ATGAGTATTCGTATTAAAACCCAGGAACAAATTGACGGCATACGCAAAAGCTCTAAACTGGCAGCAGAAACGTTGAAATTTATTGAACCACATGTTAAAGAAGGGGTTACAACCGAATACCTCGACAACCTGATTCATCAGTTTATTCTTGACCACGGCGCTATTCCAGCCACTTTAAATTATAACGGTTACCCGAAGTCAAGTTGCATTTCTCTGAATGAAGTGGTATGCCACGGCATTCCATCACCTGATATAACCTTGAAAAACGGAGATATTCTGAATATCGATGTGACGACAATACTCGATGGTTATTACGGTGACACCAGTAAAATGTTCACCGTAGGTGAAGTCAGAGAGAAAGCACAAAAACTCATTGAAGTAACCAAACATTGTCTCGATTTGGGCATTCAGCAGGTCCGCCCCGGAAACTACCTGGGAAATATTGGCTATGTTATTTCGCGTTACGCTACATCACAAGGGTTTAGCGTGGTTTATGAATTCTGTGGGCACGGCGTGGGCGTGGAATTTCATGAAGATCCCCAGGTTGACCACTCATCGAGGAAGAATAGCGGCCCGAAGATGCGTCCGGGCATGATATTTACTATTGAGCCCATGATTAATGAAGGACGTCCGCGTGTAAAACTCGACAAGCATGACGGATGGACTGCCCGGACCATTGACGAACAGCTTTCGGCACAATTTGAACACACCATCCTGGTAACCGAAACAGGTTATGAGGTATTAACTGATATCTTGGATAAATATCCGGTTTCCTGA
- a CDS encoding Rne/Rng family ribonuclease → MSNELIIDVSPSHVEIALLENKRLVELNREDSNAKFAVGDIYLGKVKKIMPGLNAAFVDVGYEKDAFLHYLDLGPQFQTLNKFLKLAGSKKSKFVPVSKIQSDPDINKEGKITEVVKQGQSILVQIAKEPISTKGPRLTSEISVAGRNMVLMPFSDKVSVSQKIKSAEEKNRLKKLIQSIRPKRYGVIIRTAAEGKRVAELDQELKRLVAKFENAMAKLSRHVAPSLVLGELDRTIAMIRDVYTPDFGAIMINDQEAAIEIKDYLGTIAPEKKKILKYYSGRAPIFEHFGIDKQIKASFGKTVSFKSGAYLIIEHTEAFHVIDVNSGNRSKSGNQETNALEVNMAAADEIARQLRLRDMGGIIVIDFIDMHGNENRQKVFDKMKEAMGSDRTKHNILPLSKFCLMQITRQRVRPEMNIDTTEVCPVCKGTGKVTPTILFTEEIEQRVKFIFGELAKKRLTIQLHPFVAAYLKKGFPSRRLRWMLEFRKRVAVDEVGSLNFLESKYFDENREEIVF, encoded by the coding sequence GTGAGTAATGAACTAATTATTGATGTATCACCCTCACACGTGGAAATTGCCTTACTCGAAAACAAAAGACTGGTTGAACTCAATAGGGAGGACAGCAACGCCAAGTTCGCGGTAGGAGACATCTACCTCGGGAAAGTCAAAAAGATTATGCCCGGCTTGAATGCTGCCTTTGTTGATGTAGGCTATGAAAAAGATGCGTTCCTTCATTATTTGGATCTGGGACCGCAATTCCAGACACTGAACAAATTCCTGAAGCTTGCCGGTTCGAAGAAGAGCAAGTTTGTGCCCGTATCTAAAATCCAATCGGATCCGGACATTAACAAAGAGGGAAAAATAACCGAGGTGGTAAAACAAGGCCAGAGTATTCTGGTTCAAATTGCCAAAGAGCCCATCTCTACCAAAGGCCCCCGGTTAACCTCTGAAATTTCCGTCGCTGGCCGTAATATGGTGTTAATGCCATTCAGCGATAAAGTTTCTGTTTCGCAGAAAATTAAATCGGCCGAAGAGAAAAATAGGCTGAAAAAATTAATTCAAAGTATTCGCCCCAAGCGGTATGGGGTAATCATTCGGACAGCTGCTGAAGGAAAACGTGTTGCAGAATTGGATCAGGAACTGAAACGACTGGTGGCAAAATTTGAAAATGCCATGGCTAAATTAAGCCGGCATGTTGCTCCGTCGCTTGTTTTGGGCGAACTCGACCGTACTATTGCGATGATTCGTGATGTGTACACGCCAGACTTTGGTGCTATCATGATCAATGATCAGGAAGCTGCCATTGAAATAAAAGATTATCTGGGCACCATTGCGCCGGAAAAGAAAAAAATTCTAAAATATTACAGCGGTCGGGCCCCAATTTTTGAACACTTTGGAATTGACAAACAGATCAAAGCATCTTTTGGTAAAACCGTCTCGTTTAAGAGCGGTGCCTACCTGATTATCGAGCATACCGAAGCATTCCACGTTATCGATGTCAATAGCGGGAATCGGTCAAAAAGCGGAAATCAGGAAACAAATGCCCTGGAGGTTAACATGGCTGCAGCCGATGAGATTGCGAGACAACTCAGGTTGCGTGACATGGGTGGCATTATTGTTATCGATTTTATCGATATGCACGGTAATGAAAACCGTCAGAAAGTTTTCGATAAGATGAAGGAGGCGATGGGTAGCGACAGAACAAAGCACAACATCCTTCCTTTGAGCAAATTCTGTCTGATGCAGATCACCAGACAGAGGGTGCGGCCCGAAATGAATATTGATACGACTGAGGTGTGTCCGGTGTGTAAAGGGACCGGAAAAGTAACACCAACCATTCTGTTTACAGAAGAAATCGAACAGCGGGTCAAATTCATTTTCGGTGAGCTGGCAAAGAAAAGATTGACAATTCAGTTGCATCCTTTTGTGGCTGCCTATTTAAAGAAGGGATTTCCCTCGCGAAGGCTCCGATGGATGCTCGAATTCCGAAAACGGGTCGCCGTCGACGAGGTTGGCTCGCTTAATTTCCTTGAATCGAAATATTTCGATGAAAACAGAGAGGAAATCGTATTTTAA
- the smpB gene encoding SsrA-binding protein SmpB — MALQQKINIKNRRASFEYEFIDKFVTGLVLLGTEIKSIRLGKAGLSDAYCYFMKGELYVKNLHIAEYAYGTHYNHETRRERKLLLNKKELHKLERKTKESGLTIIPTRLFINDRGLAKLEIALAKGKKLHDKRETLKKKDAKREMDRMRKV, encoded by the coding sequence ATGGCATTACAACAAAAAATAAATATCAAGAACCGTAGGGCGAGTTTTGAGTACGAGTTTATCGATAAATTCGTAACCGGACTGGTTTTATTGGGCACCGAGATTAAGTCGATACGACTGGGGAAAGCCGGTCTGTCCGATGCCTACTGTTATTTTATGAAGGGAGAGCTGTATGTAAAGAACCTGCATATTGCTGAATATGCCTACGGTACGCATTATAATCACGAAACACGACGCGAACGTAAGTTGTTGTTGAATAAGAAAGAGTTGCATAAACTGGAGCGGAAGACAAAAGAATCGGGTTTAACGATTATTCCCACCAGGCTGTTTATTAACGATCGGGGTTTGGCCAAACTGGAAATTGCCCTGGCGAAAGGAAAGAAGCTGCATGATAAACGAGAGACGCTAAAAAAGAAAGATGCCAAACGGGAAATGGATCGTATGCGAAAAGTGTAA
- a CDS encoding HU family DNA-binding protein, whose protein sequence is MTKADIVNEISKNTGIEKVTVQKTVETFMETVSGSLVDGENVYLRGFGSFIVKKRAEKTARNISKNTTIIIPEHFIPAFKPAKSFVNKVKNNVK, encoded by the coding sequence ATGACAAAGGCAGATATCGTAAACGAGATTTCGAAGAACACTGGTATCGAAAAAGTTACTGTACAGAAAACTGTTGAAACATTCATGGAAACCGTGTCCGGTTCATTGGTTGATGGGGAAAATGTTTATTTGCGGGGCTTCGGTAGCTTTATCGTTAAAAAGCGCGCCGAGAAAACTGCCCGCAACATCTCGAAAAATACCACGATTATTATTCCTGAACACTTCATTCCGGCTTTTAAACCTGCTAAGTCGTTCGTGAATAAGGTAAAGAATAATGTAAAATAA
- the gldE gene encoding gliding motility-associated protein GldE has translation METDIVPPAGAHFGDIQFYPFTIETLIGLFVLVILLIISALISGSEVAFFSLGPKDKHELEENKGRSNALVLRLLTIPEQLLATILVGNNFVNIGIVILSAHITNMVIDFSAVPTLGFIFQAVVITFLLLLFGEIIPKVYATQYARSFAIRMAPMLNGLRKITRPLNHVLISSTAFVNKRATKHRKYLSIDEISKALELTDEMEFTEDKEILEGIVKFGNKSVTDIMRSRVDLVTLNIRDDYAEVLRLINESGYSRIPVYLETFDNIRGVLYIKDLLAHLSKGNTFRWQSLLRPPFYVPESKKIDELLEEFQKNKVHMAIVVDEYGGTSGLVTLEDVLEEIVGDIADEFDEEEEYYTRVGENEYLFDGKTMLNDFYKVFDVPDNIFDENKGDADTLAGLILELQGEIPAKNEKIECPDFLFQIEESDARRIKSIRVFDTRDNEKGGNI, from the coding sequence TTGGAAACAGACATAGTTCCTCCGGCGGGAGCCCATTTTGGAGATATTCAATTTTATCCGTTTACGATCGAGACGTTAATTGGGCTCTTCGTGCTGGTAATTTTACTAATCATTTCTGCATTAATTTCAGGATCCGAAGTGGCATTTTTCTCTTTGGGCCCAAAAGATAAACACGAGCTGGAAGAGAACAAGGGCCGTTCCAATGCCCTTGTTCTCCGACTGCTTACCATCCCTGAGCAACTGTTAGCCACTATCCTGGTTGGGAATAATTTTGTCAATATTGGAATTGTTATTCTATCGGCCCACATCACCAATATGGTGATTGATTTCTCAGCCGTTCCCACGCTGGGATTTATATTTCAGGCAGTTGTCATTACCTTTTTATTGCTCCTGTTTGGTGAAATTATTCCAAAGGTATACGCAACACAATATGCGCGTTCGTTTGCCATACGAATGGCTCCGATGTTAAACGGACTCAGAAAAATAACCCGTCCACTGAACCATGTTCTAATTTCGTCGACCGCCTTTGTCAACAAACGGGCAACAAAGCACCGGAAATATCTGTCCATCGATGAAATATCAAAAGCGCTTGAGCTAACCGATGAAATGGAATTTACCGAGGATAAGGAGATTCTGGAGGGGATTGTAAAATTTGGAAACAAAAGCGTGACCGATATTATGCGTTCCCGTGTCGATTTGGTAACTCTTAATATACGCGACGACTATGCCGAAGTACTGCGGCTGATCAATGAATCGGGATACAGCCGTATTCCGGTTTATTTGGAAACCTTCGACAATATTCGTGGCGTCCTGTATATCAAGGATTTACTCGCCCATCTCTCCAAAGGTAATACATTCCGGTGGCAGTCGCTGCTTCGACCGCCTTTCTACGTCCCGGAATCAAAAAAAATCGACGAACTGTTGGAAGAGTTCCAAAAGAATAAAGTCCACATGGCTATTGTAGTCGATGAATATGGAGGAACCTCCGGTCTGGTAACGCTGGAAGATGTCTTGGAAGAAATTGTCGGTGATATTGCCGACGAATTCGATGAAGAAGAAGAATATTATACCCGCGTTGGCGAAAACGAGTATCTGTTCGACGGAAAAACAATGCTCAATGACTTTTACAAAGTATTTGATGTCCCGGATAATATTTTCGATGAGAATAAGGGCGACGCGGATACACTTGCCGGATTAATACTGGAGCTTCAGGGAGAAATACCGGCCAAAAACGAGAAAATTGAGTGCCCCGATTTTCTGTTTCAGATTGAAGAGTCAGACGCGCGCCG